From the Sphingomonas aliaeris genome, one window contains:
- a CDS encoding GlcG/HbpS family heme-binding protein, with protein sequence MAGTSERRLERFINGSLGGPGCLVFASAIITIASSTASEAQVRQQRTVSLVLADRIATATIEACRVGGRSAVVAVVDRGGNLVTLQRGDDVGPHNTIAAQKKAFTALSTKTSTSVLSERAHADPTSRNLNTVDALLLLGGGLPIMFDQEDVGAVGVAGSGGSAQDEACAMKGIVAGMAAPPSSR encoded by the coding sequence ATGGCCGGCACCTCCGAGAGGCGTCTGGAGAGGTTTATAAATGGATCCTTAGGAGGTCCGGGATGCCTGGTTTTCGCCAGCGCCATCATTACGATCGCGTCCAGCACGGCCTCTGAAGCACAGGTCCGTCAGCAACGGACCGTATCACTCGTGCTTGCCGACCGGATTGCGACGGCGACGATCGAAGCCTGCCGTGTCGGAGGTCGGTCTGCAGTCGTTGCCGTAGTCGATCGTGGCGGCAATCTCGTCACACTTCAGCGTGGCGACGACGTCGGTCCTCACAACACCATTGCCGCCCAGAAGAAGGCATTCACGGCGCTCTCAACCAAGACGAGCACCAGCGTATTGTCCGAGCGAGCTCACGCGGATCCGACTTCCCGCAACCTGAACACCGTTGATGCACTGCTGCTGCTTGGCGGAGGCTTGCCGATCATGTTTGATCAGGAAGACGTCGGAGCCGTTGGGGTCGCCGGCTCGGGCGGCTCGGCTCAAGATGAAGCTTGCGCAATGAAGGGCATCGTCGCCGGCATGGCGGCCCCGCCTTCAAGCCGGTAG
- a CDS encoding efflux RND transporter permease subunit — translation MIGRIVTLSVEKRWLVLLFTVAAALLGIGALRQLPIDAVPDITNNQVQINVVAPALSPDQIEKQVAFTVETALAGIPGLEYTRSLSRNGFAQVTAVFNEKTDIYFARQQVAERLRTAEEDLPEGVNPEMGPIATGLGDIFMWTVEYRELDQVRHRNGEPGLQRDGSYITPEGDHLVSEADKATYLRTIQDWIVTPQLKSTEGLAGVDSLGGYTKEYLVVPDVQRMAAMRLTLQDLTTALERNNTSAGAGVVNRNGEGLAVRSDGRVRNADELARTVVATREGVPILLNQIATIRTGQALRMGSASENGHEVVVGTAVMRIGENSRTVSTGVGERLTQIGRSLPVDVVVKPVMNRTELVNSTISTVARNLAEGALLVIVVLFALLGNFRAALIAALVIPITMLLTSIGMLEAGVSANLMSLGALDFGLIVDGAVIIVENALRRLAEAQHGHEGELTMEQRLGLVAASAREMIRPSVYGQAIIILVYTPLLTFTGVEGKMFEPMALTVIIALVFAFILSLTFVPAAIAIWLSKRVEEKESRAVTFLRQRYEPGLDAAMRRPTLTIGVAIGALALAGVAFTTLGQEFLPQLDEGNLLVQAVRVPGTSVDQSQAMQFQVEKALAKAPEVRFAFSRTGTSEIASDPMPANITDTFVILKPKAEWPDPGLSKEELVERLEKRLSALPGNAYEITQPIQMRFNELIAGVRGDIAIKVFGDDFGEMNATADRIAGILRRTQGAADVRVEQTEGLPMLDIRPNRTAMSRVGVTAGDVQDTVAAAIGGRQAGVIFEGDRRFPVVIRMAESARSDLTAIAQVPVPTAAGGFVPLSTVADIAVVDGPNQISRENGKRRVVVQANVRDRDVAGVVADARAAIDAQVKLPAGTYLEWGGQFENLASARDRLSVVVPICFIVIMFLLYGALGSIRDALIVFTGVPLALVGGILALVLRGMPFSISAAVGFIALSGIAVLNGLVMVTSIHDLMRDGMDRALAAHRGALVRLRPVAMTALVASLGFVPMALGHGAGAEVQKPLATVVIGGLISATLLTLFVLPTLYARFGSRELPAPADGHVALPPLPPHA, via the coding sequence ATGATCGGTCGCATCGTCACCCTCTCCGTCGAGAAGCGCTGGCTTGTCCTGCTTTTCACGGTCGCCGCGGCTCTGCTCGGGATCGGCGCGCTGCGCCAGCTCCCGATCGACGCCGTTCCCGACATCACCAACAACCAGGTGCAGATCAACGTCGTCGCCCCTGCCCTCTCCCCCGATCAGATCGAGAAGCAGGTCGCGTTCACGGTCGAGACCGCGCTCGCCGGCATCCCCGGCCTTGAATATACTCGTTCGCTCAGCCGCAACGGGTTCGCCCAGGTCACGGCCGTCTTTAATGAAAAGACCGATATCTACTTTGCCCGACAGCAGGTGGCCGAGCGGCTGCGGACTGCGGAGGAAGACCTTCCCGAGGGCGTGAACCCCGAAATGGGGCCGATCGCGACCGGGCTCGGCGACATCTTCATGTGGACCGTCGAGTACCGCGAGCTGGATCAGGTTCGTCATCGCAACGGCGAGCCCGGGCTGCAACGAGACGGCAGCTACATCACGCCTGAAGGCGATCACCTTGTCAGCGAGGCCGACAAGGCGACCTACCTGCGCACAATCCAAGATTGGATCGTCACGCCTCAGCTCAAAAGCACGGAAGGACTGGCCGGGGTCGACTCCCTTGGTGGATACACCAAGGAATATCTCGTCGTTCCGGACGTACAGCGCATGGCTGCAATGCGACTGACGCTGCAGGATCTCACCACTGCGCTTGAGCGCAATAACACCAGCGCCGGCGCCGGGGTCGTCAATCGCAACGGCGAAGGACTGGCTGTCCGATCCGATGGGCGCGTGCGCAATGCCGACGAGCTTGCCCGCACCGTAGTCGCCACCCGCGAGGGTGTGCCGATCCTGCTCAACCAGATCGCGACCATTCGGACCGGTCAAGCACTGCGCATGGGCTCCGCGTCCGAGAACGGCCACGAAGTGGTGGTCGGGACGGCCGTTATGCGGATCGGCGAGAATAGCCGCACCGTTTCGACGGGGGTGGGCGAACGGCTGACGCAGATCGGGCGCTCGTTGCCGGTCGATGTGGTCGTGAAGCCCGTGATGAACCGGACCGAGCTGGTAAACTCCACCATATCGACGGTCGCCCGCAATCTCGCCGAAGGCGCGCTGCTGGTCATCGTCGTCCTGTTCGCCCTGCTCGGCAACTTCCGCGCGGCGCTGATCGCGGCTCTCGTCATCCCCATCACGATGCTGCTCACCAGCATCGGCATGTTGGAGGCGGGCGTCTCGGCCAATTTGATGAGCCTCGGCGCGCTCGATTTCGGCCTGATCGTGGACGGTGCCGTCATCATCGTCGAGAACGCGTTGCGGCGCCTCGCCGAAGCCCAGCATGGCCACGAGGGCGAGCTGACGATGGAACAGCGGCTTGGGCTGGTTGCGGCGTCCGCCCGCGAGATGATCCGGCCGTCCGTCTATGGGCAGGCGATCATCATCCTCGTTTATACGCCCTTGCTCACCTTCACTGGCGTCGAAGGCAAGATGTTCGAGCCGATGGCGCTCACCGTCATCATCGCGCTCGTGTTCGCCTTCATCCTGTCGCTGACCTTCGTGCCCGCGGCGATCGCCATCTGGCTCAGCAAGCGGGTAGAGGAGAAGGAAAGCCGGGCCGTGACGTTCCTCCGGCAGCGCTACGAACCGGGGCTCGACGCCGCGATGCGCCGCCCGACGCTCACCATCGGCGTCGCGATCGGCGCGCTGGCGCTTGCCGGCGTGGCCTTCACCACTTTGGGACAGGAGTTCCTGCCTCAACTCGACGAGGGCAACTTGCTTGTGCAGGCAGTTCGCGTTCCAGGCACATCGGTCGACCAAAGCCAGGCGATGCAGTTCCAGGTGGAAAAGGCGCTCGCCAAGGCACCCGAGGTTCGTTTCGCCTTCTCGCGCACGGGCACGTCCGAGATTGCTTCCGACCCGATGCCGGCAAATATCACGGATACGTTCGTCATCCTGAAGCCGAAGGCGGAGTGGCCCGATCCCGGTCTTTCCAAGGAGGAGCTGGTGGAGCGCCTGGAGAAGCGACTCTCCGCTCTTCCAGGCAACGCCTACGAGATCACCCAACCAATCCAGATGCGGTTCAACGAACTGATCGCGGGCGTGCGTGGCGATATCGCGATCAAGGTGTTTGGCGACGACTTCGGCGAGATGAATGCGACCGCCGATCGGATCGCCGGCATTCTGCGCCGGACCCAAGGTGCCGCAGACGTACGAGTAGAGCAGACCGAAGGCCTGCCGATGCTCGACATCCGGCCGAACCGCACCGCCATGTCGCGCGTCGGGGTAACGGCCGGCGACGTGCAGGACACCGTCGCCGCAGCCATCGGCGGCCGGCAGGCCGGCGTGATCTTCGAGGGGGATCGTCGCTTCCCCGTCGTGATCCGGATGGCGGAAAGCGCACGGTCGGACCTGACGGCAATCGCCCAAGTACCGGTGCCGACTGCCGCCGGCGGCTTCGTCCCGCTCTCGACCGTGGCAGATATCGCCGTCGTCGATGGTCCCAACCAGATCAGTCGCGAGAACGGCAAGCGGCGTGTCGTGGTGCAGGCGAACGTGCGCGACCGCGATGTGGCCGGCGTGGTGGCTGATGCCCGGGCGGCGATCGACGCCCAAGTGAAGCTACCGGCAGGGACCTACCTCGAATGGGGTGGTCAGTTCGAGAACCTCGCGTCTGCCCGTGACCGGCTGAGCGTCGTCGTCCCCATTTGCTTCATCGTCATCATGTTCCTGCTCTACGGTGCGCTCGGCTCTATCAGGGACGCGCTGATCGTGTTCACCGGCGTTCCGCTGGCGCTGGTGGGAGGCATTCTTGCGTTGGTGCTGAGAGGCATGCCCTTCTCCATTTCCGCGGCTGTCGGCTTCATCGCGCTTTCCGGCATCGCCGTCCTCAACGGGTTGGTCATGGTGACTTCCATCCATGACCTGATGCGGGATGGCATGGATCGCGCGCTTGCGGCCCATCGAGGTGCGCTGGTCCGGCTCAGGCCGGTCGCGATGACGGCGCTCGTCGCCTCGCTCGGCTTCGTACCCATGGCGCTGGGGCATGGCGCGGGCGCTGAGGTGCAAAAGCCGCTGGCGACGGTCGTCATCGGCGGCCTGATCTCTGCAACGCTGCTCACCTTGTTCGTACTGCCGACGCTCTACGCCCGCTTCGGAAGCCGCGAGCTGCCCGCACCGGCAGACGGACATGTCGCACTCCCGCCCCTCCCCCCGCATGCGTAA
- the uraH gene encoding hydroxyisourate hydrolase — translation MNRFVLATALALGAMATAAPAAEISTHVLDLARGIGGRDVPVVLLKKADDGRWIEAARARTDENGRVRSFGTTNFDRGTYKLQFDMTRYPSPGATPFFPEIDLVFTVADKVGHYHVPVVVSPFGYSTYRGN, via the coding sequence ATGAACCGCTTTGTCCTTGCCACCGCACTCGCTCTCGGCGCGATGGCGACAGCCGCCCCCGCGGCCGAAATATCGACCCATGTCCTCGATCTCGCCCGGGGCATCGGTGGGCGAGATGTTCCGGTCGTGCTGCTCAAGAAAGCAGACGACGGCCGATGGATCGAAGCCGCTCGCGCGCGGACCGACGAGAATGGACGTGTCCGGTCGTTCGGGACCACAAACTTCGATCGCGGCACATACAAGCTCCAGTTCGATATGACGCGTTACCCCTCACCAGGAGCTACGCCGTTCTTCCCAGAAATTGACCTCGTGTTCACCGTCGCTGACAAGGTCGGTCACTACCACGTTCCCGTCGTCGTCAGCCCGTTCGGCTATTCGACCTACCGGGGCAACTGA
- the rnk gene encoding nucleoside diphosphate kinase regulator, giving the protein MEQHTVSPDDRPAIHLAAPECDALSELALSAEHRHPYSSAVLLAELDRAELCEPGELPEQTVAMNSRVDFIDEGGGSRRTVQLVYPRDADIAAGRISNLTPIGVGLIGMMAGSSIRRADRDGHDRMLRIVSVTSSGEG; this is encoded by the coding sequence ATGGAACAACACACCGTTTCGCCGGATGACCGTCCGGCTATCCATCTCGCTGCCCCCGAGTGCGACGCACTTTCGGAACTGGCTCTGAGTGCCGAGCACAGGCACCCGTATTCCTCGGCGGTGCTCCTTGCCGAGCTCGATCGCGCCGAACTGTGCGAACCGGGCGAACTGCCGGAGCAGACGGTGGCGATGAACTCACGCGTTGACTTCATTGATGAAGGAGGCGGCTCACGCCGCACCGTGCAACTCGTTTATCCCCGCGACGCTGACATAGCTGCAGGGCGGATTTCAAACCTGACGCCGATTGGCGTGGGCCTGATCGGCATGATGGCCGGGTCTTCAATCCGCCGGGCGGATCGCGACGGACATGATCGAATGCTGCGCATCGTGAGCGTGACGTCGTCTGGAGAGGGTTAA
- a CDS encoding carbonic anhydrase: MTPDEAFALLRDGNAAFLRGDVAAPDIGPSRRLSLAQGQSPFCAYVTCSDSRVPPELLFGRGLGELFIVRNAGNTIDTVARGSIEFAVAVLNVPLIVVMGHQACGAVKAAMSVVENNARFPGAIGTMLEPIIPAVLEARSLSGDPTENAVRSNVRRVVRGLREASAPILLSPLAEGKLRIVGAYYSLATGEVDFFDNLTS, encoded by the coding sequence ATGACACCTGATGAAGCTTTCGCTCTTCTACGTGACGGAAACGCCGCATTCCTGCGCGGTGATGTGGCTGCTCCCGATATCGGCCCAAGCCGGCGGTTGAGCCTCGCTCAGGGCCAGTCTCCGTTCTGCGCCTATGTCACGTGCTCCGATAGCCGGGTACCTCCAGAGCTGTTGTTTGGGCGCGGTCTGGGTGAGCTGTTCATCGTTCGCAATGCCGGCAACACCATCGATACCGTCGCGAGAGGCTCGATTGAATTTGCTGTGGCGGTCCTCAATGTGCCTCTGATCGTCGTAATGGGTCACCAGGCATGCGGCGCTGTAAAGGCGGCCATGTCGGTGGTTGAGAACAATGCCCGTTTTCCGGGAGCCATCGGCACCATGCTGGAACCCATCATTCCGGCTGTCCTGGAGGCGAGGAGCCTAAGCGGTGATCCAACCGAGAACGCCGTAAGGTCAAACGTCAGACGTGTTGTGCGCGGATTGCGTGAAGCGAGCGCACCGATCCTCCTATCCCCTTTGGCAGAAGGTAAGCTCAGAATCGTAGGTGCCTATTATAGCCTGGCAACGGGCGAGGTGGACTTCTTCGACAATCTTACGTCGTAA
- a CDS encoding ZIP family metal transporter, giving the protein MTGVWVAGFWGFVGGSALILGALVAYFVTLPQRLIASIMAIGSGVLISAVAFDLMDEAFRQGGFDSTELGFLGGAVVYTAANIIVSQRGARHRKRSGSNPDESQPSAQSNSGAAIAIGALLDGIPESVVIGASLLSGGGVSAVTVAAVFLSNVPEGLSSAAGMKAAGRGPGYTFGVWGGIAIASAISAMIGNVALAGSGPELIAAVTAVAAGAILAMLVDTMIPEATEATHDYSGLIAVIGFLAAFILSKLGG; this is encoded by the coding sequence GTGACCGGAGTATGGGTCGCAGGCTTTTGGGGGTTCGTTGGCGGATCGGCGCTGATCCTCGGTGCCCTGGTCGCCTATTTCGTAACGCTGCCGCAGCGGCTTATCGCATCAATCATGGCCATCGGGTCAGGAGTGCTGATCTCGGCAGTCGCGTTCGATCTGATGGACGAGGCGTTCCGACAGGGGGGCTTTGACTCCACCGAGCTCGGCTTTCTCGGCGGGGCAGTGGTCTATACCGCGGCTAACATCATCGTATCGCAGCGAGGTGCGCGTCACCGCAAGCGCTCAGGATCCAACCCGGACGAGAGTCAGCCTAGCGCGCAATCGAATTCCGGCGCGGCGATAGCTATCGGTGCGTTGCTCGATGGTATCCCGGAATCGGTGGTGATCGGCGCTAGCCTGCTGAGCGGAGGTGGAGTGAGCGCCGTTACGGTCGCTGCAGTCTTCCTTTCCAATGTTCCTGAGGGACTCTCCAGCGCGGCAGGGATGAAGGCCGCAGGCAGGGGACCCGGCTACACTTTCGGGGTTTGGGGCGGGATCGCGATAGCTTCCGCTATCTCGGCAATGATCGGGAATGTTGCCTTAGCCGGCAGCGGTCCGGAGCTCATCGCCGCAGTGACAGCGGTAGCGGCAGGTGCCATTCTGGCCATGCTGGTCGACACCATGATCCCCGAAGCGACCGAGGCGACCCATGACTATTCGGGTCTGATCGCCGTCATAGGCTTTCTTGCAGCATTCATTCTGTCGAAGCTTGGCGGATGA
- a CDS encoding PRC-barrel domain-containing protein: protein MKAVVLMATTTVLLMGCGNNEAARADSATAANSSAPAAAQQPTIALGLTREQLEDADILDTTGREIAEVEQVVMDSSGKVTGLLVEIDDTDPDRNVTIPLDGLVVVVQGHDRNLRGPLTRDQLLAKPEAGR from the coding sequence ATGAAAGCTGTTGTTCTAATGGCGACGACGACGGTGCTGCTCATGGGCTGCGGCAACAACGAGGCAGCCAGGGCGGACTCTGCCACAGCCGCCAACTCCAGCGCACCTGCAGCCGCGCAGCAACCCACGATCGCTTTAGGGCTTACGAGGGAGCAGCTCGAAGACGCGGATATTCTCGACACGACCGGCCGCGAGATAGCGGAGGTTGAACAGGTCGTGATGGATTCATCCGGCAAGGTGACCGGGCTTTTGGTAGAGATCGATGACACCGATCCGGACCGCAACGTCACCATTCCGCTCGACGGCCTGGTGGTGGTCGTGCAGGGGCACGACCGCAACCTTCGTGGCCCGCTCACACGCGATCAGCTGCTTGCTAAGCCCGAGGCGGGCCGGTGA
- a CDS encoding uroporphyrinogen-III synthase has protein sequence MSVWITRSAPDNLRTARELHALGQRPLMVPVITTVARYQPPITSLPDAIVFTSVHAVRHFARRDQLASVPVFAASGSVANAASLAGYGTVTSTGNDDEMLSDLIGHVLPPAARILLLCGDSTSPIVADRLAARDCRVARQPVYKSVPVQDHALVPVTGAMDRISAIVLHSRSGAERIVPMLRGARWRGALWCISEQAARACSELQHVSVHTATHPTEGSLLDMIARISPAGQKRPSQPRRRNAAILTSALQSRRSSRGLAARNDNVPDVSPDDHPDPTAA, from the coding sequence ATGTCCGTCTGGATTACCCGATCGGCTCCCGACAACCTGCGCACGGCACGCGAACTACACGCGTTAGGGCAGCGCCCGCTGATGGTGCCAGTGATCACGACGGTGGCCCGCTACCAGCCACCGATTACGTCGCTGCCCGATGCGATCGTTTTCACAAGTGTCCACGCGGTGCGCCATTTCGCGCGCCGCGATCAACTCGCGTCCGTGCCGGTGTTCGCCGCCTCCGGCTCGGTCGCGAATGCAGCCTCGCTGGCGGGCTACGGGACCGTCACTTCCACGGGCAATGATGACGAGATGCTGTCGGATCTCATCGGCCATGTGCTTCCACCCGCCGCGCGCATCCTGCTCCTGTGCGGCGACAGCACCTCCCCGATAGTCGCCGACCGTCTAGCGGCCCGGGACTGCCGCGTCGCGCGTCAGCCAGTCTACAAATCCGTGCCGGTCCAGGATCATGCGCTCGTACCTGTGACAGGCGCGATGGATCGGATCAGTGCGATCGTCTTGCATTCCCGCAGCGGTGCCGAGCGCATCGTCCCGATGCTGCGCGGTGCCCGCTGGCGCGGCGCGTTATGGTGCATATCTGAGCAGGCGGCCCGCGCTTGCAGTGAGCTGCAACACGTCAGCGTGCATACCGCCACCCATCCGACCGAAGGATCGCTCCTCGATATGATCGCCCGGATCTCGCCAGCGGGGCAGAAGCGACCGTCACAACCCCGCAGACGCAATGCGGCGATCCTGACGTCCGCACTTCAATCGCGGCGGTCATCGCGAGGCCTCGCGGCGCGAAACGACAATGTTCCCGATGTTTCGCCGGATGATCATCCGGACCCTACTGCCGCCTGA
- a CDS encoding IS3 family transposase (programmed frameshift): MRRGRFTEDQIIGVLREHEAGVKTADLCRKHGISDATFYNWKAKYGGMTVSEAARLRALEDENRRLKKLLAESMLDVSALKDLPGKKLTRSGDRYAAVEKLMADHSFSERRACRLIGVNRSAWQYEPLRGKDDAVRARMREIANERRRFGYRRLAILLKREGKGMNLKKVYRLYREERLTVRKRGGRKRALGTRAPMAIPQESNQRWSLDFVSDSLACGRRFRMLNVIDDYSRECLGCIVDTSLSGRRVVRELSAIAERRGLPCMVVSDNGTELTSHAVLAWCQDTGVEWHYIAPGKPQQNGFVESFNGRLRDECLNEHLFPSLAAARRIIEAWRTDYNTVRPHSSLGGMAPAEFTNRPRQGHMETEAKLSAA; the protein is encoded by the exons ATGCGGCGAGGCCGATTTACCGAGGATCAGATCATTGGCGTGCTGCGCGAGCATGAGGCCGGCGTGAAGACCGCCGACTTGTGCCGGAAGCATGGAATCAGTGACGCGACGTTCTACAACTGGAAGGCGAAGTACGGCGGGATGACCGTGTCGGAGGCGGCGCGGTTGCGGGCGCTCGAGGACGAGAACCGCCGGCTGAAGAAGCTGCTGGCGGAGTCGATGCTCGACGTGTCGGCGCTGAAGGATCTGC CTGGGAAAAAATTGACCCGGTCTGGAGATCGCTACGCTGCGGTGGAGAAGCTGATGGCCGACCACAGCTTCTCCGAGCGTCGCGCCTGCAGGCTGATCGGGGTCAACCGGTCGGCGTGGCAATATGAGCCGCTTCGCGGGAAGGACGATGCTGTCCGCGCGCGGATGCGCGAGATCGCGAACGAACGTCGTCGCTTCGGCTATCGACGGCTGGCGATCCTGCTCAAGCGGGAGGGCAAGGGCATGAACCTGAAGAAGGTGTATCGGCTGTATCGCGAGGAGCGACTGACCGTACGCAAGCGTGGCGGTCGCAAGCGCGCGCTGGGCACGCGGGCGCCGATGGCGATCCCGCAAGAATCCAACCAGCGCTGGTCGCTCGACTTCGTATCGGACTCGTTGGCCTGCGGCCGGCGGTTCCGCATGCTCAACGTCATCGACGACTACAGCCGGGAATGCTTGGGATGCATCGTCGACACCTCGCTGTCGGGTCGGCGGGTCGTTCGCGAGCTGAGCGCCATCGCCGAGCGTCGCGGGCTGCCGTGCATGGTGGTCAGCGACAACGGCACCGAGCTGACTAGTCATGCCGTCCTCGCCTGGTGTCAAGACACCGGGGTCGAGTGGCACTACATCGCCCCGGGGAAGCCGCAGCAGAATGGCTTTGTGGAATCGTTCAATGGTCGCTTGCGCGACGAGTGTCTGAACGAACACCTGTTCCCCTCGCTGGCTGCGGCGAGACGGATCATCGAGGCATGGCGGACGGACTACAACACCGTGCGTCCGCACAGCAGTCTTGGCGGGATGGCACCCGCCGAGTTTACGAACCGCCCCCGCCAGGGGCATATGGAAACCGAAGCTAAGTTATCAGCGGCCTGA
- a CDS encoding META domain-containing protein: MTAAITAGLMLSACATTGSGSSSADTASVTALQAGEWRVENIAGAGVIDNSLATLLFGPEGRLSGNASCNRLIANYTVEGSRLTISPAGTTMMACPPALMDQERKLVDLIGMVTRYSIDRTGKLTLTSASGKSIVARR, encoded by the coding sequence ATGACCGCCGCCATCACGGCAGGCTTGATGCTTTCCGCCTGCGCCACCACCGGCTCCGGATCATCGTCTGCTGACACGGCCTCCGTCACTGCGCTTCAGGCGGGCGAGTGGCGGGTCGAGAATATCGCAGGAGCGGGCGTCATCGACAATTCGCTGGCGACGCTGCTGTTCGGCCCGGAGGGCAGGCTGTCGGGCAATGCAAGCTGCAACCGCCTGATCGCCAACTACACAGTCGAGGGGAGCAGGCTGACAATCAGCCCGGCCGGCACGACGATGATGGCGTGCCCGCCCGCGTTGATGGACCAGGAGCGCAAGCTGGTGGATCTCATCGGCATGGTGACGCGCTACAGCATCGACCGGACCGGCAAGCTCACTCTCACATCGGCATCGGGCAAGAGCATCGTCGCGCGCCGCTGA
- a CDS encoding efflux RND transporter periplasmic adaptor subunit — translation MTLALILAGCGGTSSSSEAGEKGGVEKTEGAGASEAKEGPKDAVTLSAQQIADAGIEVTRPTVGGVAGAIELSATIEGDPQGVQVVSASVGGRLVSLTRNLGQSVGRGDPLAIIESREAASLKAEVEAARARAALAQSNLRREQRLFAERVSPEQDLVAARTAATEANIALRLAQQQLSATGSGGGALNRIAVRSPIAGQVIARSATLGQAVAADAELFRVANLSKVTVATSLVPSDAGRVKPGARVEVTAAGRRQEGRVTFVSPVLDETTRLVPVIVTLDNAGSTWRVGETVNVSILVPASGDRTVAVPSAAVQMIEDKSFVFVRTPTGFRATPVTLGRTNGGQVVVTFGLTGSERIASTNSFTLKAELGKGEGGDED, via the coding sequence GTGACCCTCGCCCTCATCCTTGCGGGATGCGGCGGGACCAGCAGCAGCAGCGAAGCCGGCGAGAAGGGCGGAGTCGAAAAGACGGAGGGTGCCGGTGCAAGCGAGGCCAAGGAAGGTCCGAAGGATGCCGTCACCTTGTCCGCGCAGCAGATCGCGGACGCCGGCATCGAGGTCACGCGGCCCACGGTAGGTGGCGTCGCCGGTGCGATCGAGCTTTCGGCAACGATCGAGGGCGATCCGCAGGGCGTGCAGGTAGTGTCGGCATCGGTGGGCGGGCGTCTCGTCTCGCTCACCCGCAATCTCGGCCAATCCGTTGGTCGAGGCGACCCGCTCGCCATCATCGAGAGCCGCGAAGCGGCGTCACTCAAGGCGGAGGTCGAGGCCGCTCGCGCGCGAGCGGCCCTTGCGCAATCGAACCTTCGTCGGGAGCAGCGCCTGTTCGCCGAACGCGTCTCGCCGGAACAGGATCTCGTCGCGGCGCGGACCGCGGCGACGGAAGCCAATATTGCGCTGCGCCTGGCACAGCAGCAATTGTCCGCGACCGGCAGCGGGGGCGGTGCGCTCAACCGTATCGCGGTACGCTCGCCGATCGCCGGTCAGGTCATCGCGCGCTCGGCCACGCTCGGACAGGCGGTCGCCGCCGACGCCGAGCTTTTCAGGGTCGCCAACCTTTCCAAGGTCACGGTTGCGACTTCGTTGGTGCCGAGCGATGCGGGCCGGGTGAAGCCCGGCGCGCGCGTCGAGGTCACAGCAGCGGGTCGCCGTCAGGAAGGGCGCGTCACCTTCGTCTCCCCCGTTCTGGACGAGACCACGCGCTTGGTGCCGGTGATCGTCACGCTCGACAATGCCGGCAGCACATGGCGCGTCGGCGAGACGGTCAATGTGTCGATACTGGTGCCCGCAAGCGGGGACCGCACCGTTGCGGTGCCATCGGCCGCGGTCCAGATGATCGAGGACAAGTCGTTCGTCTTCGTGCGGACTCCCACAGGGTTCCGGGCAACGCCGGTGACATTGGGGCGGACCAACGGCGGTCAGGTCGTCGTCACGTTCGGGCTCACAGGCTCGGAGCGGATCGCCTCCACCAACAGCTTCACGCTCAAGGCCGAACTCGGCAAGGGCGAAGGCGGGGACGAGGACTGA